ACTGGGGGAGAAGTGGATTATGAGAATATACCGAAGGTGAAATGGAATATGTTGGAAATGAGGAATAGCCAATATCAGAAGTAATTTAAACAGCTGATGAACATCATGAACCCTCATGCATCTCTAATGAGTCGAAATCATTTGTTTTAGTTTAAACTAATTATCATATTCAGTTCATTCTAGACCTTTTTTAGATTTACAGTCTAATGCTTGCTCAGCCATCTTGTTCTTGCTTAATCTGTTAATTTGAGAACAGAACATTGCAGCGAGAGTGTTGGTAATTGGTAAAATATGTTGCAGCTCACACATTGTGATAACATTAtgttgatttttggtttttgctttttcatatttgAGGAACTGGACAACTATATGCTTGTCATTCCTAAGGAGAATGATGAAACATCAGTAATTCTATGATGTATTATCATCTCCATAATCACAATTACCTCCTCATTTTCTTAGTTCTCATAATTTCAGCATCAGCCCAGTTGGTTGGATCAATGGATGGAGGGAATCACTCTATTGTGTCTGAGTTTGTGTTTCTGGGACTCACACATTCATGGGAAATGCAGCTTCTCCTcctggttttctcctctgtgctctATGTGGCAAGCCTGACTGGAAACATCCTCATTGTGTTTTCTGTGACCACTGATCCTCATTTACATTCCCCCATGTATTTCCTATTGGCCAGTCTCTCCTTCATTGACTTGGGAGCCTGCTCTGTCACCTCACCCAAGATGATTTATGACCTTTTCAGAAAGCGCAAAGTCATTTCATTTGGAGGCTGCATTGCTCAGATCTTCTTCATCCATGTCGTTGGTGGTGTGGAGATGGTGCTACTCATAGCCATGGCCTTTGACAGATATGTTGCCATATGTAAGCCTCTCCACTATCAGACTATCATGAGCCCACAAATGTGCATTTTGTTCCTGGCTGCTGCCTGGGCCCTTGGTATCAGCCACTCACTGTTCCAACTAGCATTTATTGTTAATCTACCCTTCTGTGGTCCTAATGTGTTAGACAGCTTTTACTGTGACCTTCCTCATGTCCTCAGACTGGCCTGTACAGATACCTACAGATTGCAATTCATGGTCACTGTCAACAGTGGGTTTATCTGTGTTGGTTCTTTCTTTATACTTCTCATCTCCTACATCTTCATCCTGTTTACTGTTTGGAAGCATTCCTCAGGTGGTTCATCCAAGGCCCTCTCCACTTTATCAGCTCACATCACCGTGGTCCTTTTGTTCTTTGGTCCAACCATGTTTGTCTATACATGGCCACACCCCAATTCACAGATGGACAAGTTTCTTGCTATTCTTGATGCTGTTCTCACGCCTTTTCTGAATCCAGTCATCTATACATTCAGGAATAAAGAGATGAAGGCAGCAATGAAGAGAGTATGCAAACAGTTAGTGACTTACAGAAAGATCTCATAAATTATATGATAAAGACTTCTCACTAACCATGGTGTAGCCTTTTGTTTCtatctttgatattttaaacTCAGGAACTTTGAGGCATTAAATATTGATTTGAATATCATCATATCTGAAACGTAATTTTTAACGTACGAATGTATTTATGTCTTGTGAAGAGTGAACCATGAATACAGTATACCTATCTATGCAAGTCccattcaatttctttcagcaatgtgaTATAGCTTTCAGCGAACAGGTCTTgcatatctctttgagatttatccctaagtatttcaatttttgatgccattttaaatggtgtttttcatttcaatttacaATTGCTATTgctaatatacagaaatataaaagattattttgtttattgacGCTGTATTTTACAAACTTGCAAAACCTATTACTTCTACTAATTTTTTATAGATTAAGTAGGATTTTCTTCATAGATATTCATGCTGTCAGctaataaagatattttacttcttttattctaCTATGgaccattttattgatttttgttgcCTTATTATTGCACTTACTAGATCAAATGGTACAATGCTAAGGAGAAGTGGTTAGAGTGGATGTCCTTGACTTGTTCCTATCTTATGAGAAAAGTATTCggtctttcatttttaagtgtgaTACTAACtatatattttcatagtttttcatagatgccttttattaaGATGAGGAAGTTTGTTTCTATTaagtttgctgaaagttttcaaaatcaggaatggatgttggattttgtaaaATGGTTTTTTCAagtttagtatcagggtaatgctggccttttataatgtatttcttaattttaaatttatggagTTTTTTAAGAATTGATAcgatttctttcttaaatgtttgatagaattcaccaagaAAGTCATCTGGGCCTTGAGTTTTCTCTAATTAGCATGAcgaaaaatattaatgtatacaactcactggtaaaggtaaatatagtgaaatacaaaatatactAATACTTTAATAGTAGTGTACAAATCACTTTCAACCTTAAAAggcaaaagtaataaaaatagctaactacaataataaaatgaaaagatgtaaattgtgaagTTGATAACATAAAGTGTATACATGGGGgagggagaagtaaaagtgtataatttttgtatgtgatcaaagttaagttgttattacctaaaaatattctattatcaCTGTAAGATATGTTCTGTAAGCCTcatgacaaacaaaaataaaaaacctgcagcagatatacaaaatataaagagGAAGGAATCAAAGCTtaccactacaaaaaaaaatcatccaatcAGAATGGAAGataacaggagagaaagaaagaaaggaactacaaaacagtcagaaaataacgagcaaaatggtaataataagtTCTGACCTATctataactactttaaatgtaaatggattaaattctcctgTCAAAAGATACAGAATGACCAAATGGAAAAGAACCAAGATCCacctatatgctgcctataagaaatTCACTTTGGCTTTAAGGAGACAcacaggctgaaagtgaaggaatggaaaaagatattccatagaAAAGGGTAATAAAAAGAACACAGGAGtgactatttttctatttgacaGAATAGACTTAAAATCAAAAattgtcacaagagacaaagaaggtcattatattataataaaggagtcaattcattAAGAgcatataacaattgtaaataatgTGCATCCAACATCAGAGGCCAGAAATTTATAAAGCATATATTGACAgatataaagggagaaatagatagaaatacaataatagtaggggacttcaataccccactctCAATggtggatagatcattcagataTAAATCAACAATGAAACAATGGATTTGAACAATtgtatagaccaaatggacctaactgACATGTACAGAAATTTCTATCCAGCTGTAGCACAATACACagtcttttcaagtgcacacaaatcattctccaggacagatcatatgttaAGCCCCAAACAAGtcttattaaattaaataagattgaaataatttcaagtatcttttctgaccacaatagtgTGAAACTAGcaatcagtaacagaaggaagattggaaaattcagaaatatgtggaaattaaacaatacacatCTGAAATAGCAATTGATCAGAGAAgaagtcaaaaaggaaataaaaattaatcaaaaaggggccagcccagtggaatagtggttaagtttgtgcact
The DNA window shown above is from Equus quagga isolate Etosha38 chromosome 2, UCLA_HA_Equagga_1.0, whole genome shotgun sequence and carries:
- the LOC124235932 gene encoding olfactory receptor 4F3/4F16/4F29, translating into MDGGNHSIVSEFVFLGLTHSWEMQLLLLVFSSVLYVASLTGNILIVFSVTTDPHLHSPMYFLLASLSFIDLGACSVTSPKMIYDLFRKRKVISFGGCIAQIFFIHVVGGVEMVLLIAMAFDRYVAICKPLHYQTIMSPQMCILFLAAAWALGISHSLFQLAFIVNLPFCGPNVLDSFYCDLPHVLRLACTDTYRLQFMVTVNSGFICVGSFFILLISYIFILFTVWKHSSGGSSKALSTLSAHITVVLLFFGPTMFVYTWPHPNSQMDKFLAILDAVLTPFLNPVIYTFRNKEMKAAMKRVCKQLVTYRKIS